atatttcactgggTTATTTCAGTAATTTACTGGAAATTATGTTAAATACTACTTTATTCTGCATATTTCCTTCTATCCATGTACCATTTCTAATGAAATATATCTTGACCTATTCTTTGGGGAAATGATAGATGGATGGAACGAAAACCCTTATACACCTGTAGGGGGTTCCAATACATTCATATTGTTAAGTGTTTACTGGACACATAGGAAACTTTGTATTAACAATATAAGCATTAGACAAGGTGAATATTTGTTTAGATCTGTGCAAGATCGGAATATCTTTTGGAAGAATTGGTGTTCAAGTGTGACAGATACATAACTTTAAATATGCATGCATAACACACCATTTTCTGTTTCTGCTCCCTGGTTCTGCTGAtactgctactgctcactgctagTACTttttctgctgctactgctacttctacaAGGGTCATCCAAAAGTACTGATAGTGGTCTTATAGTGAACAAATTATAACAAATAGTGTCATACCTGTTCTTTATTCCTTCAAAATATTGACCCCTGCTTCGGATAACCGCATTCCATCTCTTCGGAAGATCCGCAATTCCCGTTGCTAGGCAACAATCGGAGATGCTTCGCAGTTCCTTGGCCACGGCAACTTCCAAGTCTTCTAGATCATTGAAACGAACTCCCCGTAGCGGCATTTTTAATTTGTGGATCATAGACTTAAGTCTGGAGAATACGGCGGATGCGATAATATTTCCAATTTATATTCCCTAATTAGTGACGTCACCGGGTCTGATTTATGCGGCACCGCGTTGTCATGAATCAACACTACTCCCGCATTAAGAGTGCGGGTCGCTTTTTACGTACAGCTGACCTCAATTTCTCTTGCAAACATTTTGCATAATACGTTCCGTTAACTGTCTGTCCAAGGGAAACATAGTCTGTGGCCAATACGCCACCATTTTCATATGCCATAATTGCCAGCTGTTTCAGATTTCCCTGTTTTCGTCGGAGTTTTGCAGGCCTTGGTGACCCAGGAGTGTGCCTTTCGGAAGATTGCGATTTTAATTCAGGTTCATAGCTTCGTAACCACGTCTCATCTATTGAAACAATACGATTTAAGAACCTATCACCTTCATCTTTATACCGCTTTAAGTGTTTTTCTGCAACTACTACCCTGTTTGTCATTTTGTCCCGATTCAAGTGATGAGGGACCCACCTCGCGGAAACCCGCCGCATTTTCAAATGCCTCGTTAATATCGTATGAACTGATCCATGAGCAATTCCAACACCCTCAGCTAACTCCTCATATGTATAACGTCTATCATCATCCAAAAGTTTCTTTACTTTTTCAACATGAAGCTTGTCTGTAGCCTCGATCGGTTGTCCGCTGCGGGGGTCATCGGAAATACCAAAATTTCTTTCGGCAATACGTCTTATCCACCTATAAATTGTATTAAGTGACACTGCAGATCCACCACAAGcttctgataaattttcatggatttccttTCCTGTTTTCCCTCTCAGAAACTAAATTTTTATGTACGCACGTTGTTCAGCTTGACTTACCGCGACGCTAAAGCGACGTTTAAATGACGTCACAGCGTGATGACGTCATATGACGCGCATGAACGTATTCGACGTCAATTTATAGCGTTATAGTTAATGGCCATTCGTGCCATGTTTTATGACTttgcaaaatgaaatgaaaatgatatgggACCATTATCAGAACTTATTAAATGACCCTCGTAGTACTACTGCTTCTGTTGCTACTGCTGGTattgcttctgctgctactgcttctactgctgCTCCTACTTCTGCTATTGCAGCTACTGCTGGTACTTATACTGCTCTGCTCTCTGCTACTGGTAGTTGCCTCTTCTCATTAATACTGCTCGTACTGCTTcagctgctactgctactgctgctgctgatactgaacgcccgccgttacatacctgaaatactgttgaaaaatggcgttaaagacaaaacaaaaactagaaaatgcttttgtaaaaaagcgcatgtctcccccaatgcaaagtccaaTATGCAAGAAgccaataggggtcaggagtgaaagtcaaagagacactgatggttggctgcaatagggatcatctacttggcatgtccagtcatcccgctaaatttcaacactcttggcctagtggttctcaagtcactgttcaggctcctgtgaccttgacctttgatcaagtgacctcaaaataaataggggtcatctactctgcacgtccaattatcctattaagtttcaacattgtaggtcaagtggttctcaagttatttccaaaaaatgattttacatgaacaggccactgtgaccttgacctttaatagactgaccccaaaataattaggggtcatctactctgcatgttcaatcatcctatgaagtttcaacattctgggtcaagtggttctcaagttactgaccagaaatggttttcaatattcaggcccctgtgaccttgacctttcacagagtgaccccaaaatcgttaggggtcatctactctgcatgttcaatcatcctattaagtttcaacattctgggtcaagtggttctcaagttactgaccgtaaatggttttcaatgttcaggcccctgtgaccttgacctttaatgaagtgaccccaaaatcgataggggtcatctactttgcatgtacaatcagcctatgatgtttcaacattctgggtcaagtggttctctagttattgatcggaaatggttttccatgttcaggcccctgtgaccttgacatttgatggagtgaccccaaaatcatttggggtcatctactcttcatgaccaatcatcctatgaagtttcaacattctgggtcaagtggttctctagttattgaccggaaatggttttcaatgttcaggtcctgtgaccttgacctttgacggagtgacccaaaaaaaacaggggtcatctactcttcatgaccaatcatcctatgaagtttcaacattctgggtcaagtggttctctagttattgatcggaaatggttttcaatgttcaggcccctgtgaccttgacctttgacggagtgaccccaaaaacaataggggtcgtctactccagcagccctacaagcctatgaagtttgaaggttctagataaaatggttctccagttattgctcggaaatgaagtgtgacgtacggacggacggacggatggaaggacggacggacggacagacggacggacggacagggcaaaaacaatatgtctcctgggggagacataataacaaggcagtctgaaagacagctaaatcccccgccactgctatggatagtgaaagggtaaaacctttgattttagctgtgaccttgaccttgaactgacatggctgactcatgaattctgcataacgtcttgatgaagtgatcatttgaccaaagtttcatgaaaatccttcaaggggtttaggagatacagagctgaaacctttgaccttcagttgtgaccttgaccttgagttgacatggctgactcatgagttcttgatgaggtgatcatttgacccaagtttgatgaaaatccttcaaggggttaaggagatacagagtggacaccaaaaggaaggctcaaaccttcgacccttagttgtgaccttgaccttgagctggcatggttgactcataatttctgcacatcgttcaacgaaatggaaggctcaaacctttgaccttcagttgtgaccttgcccttgagccaacatggctgactcataagttctgcacattgccttgatgaggtgatcgtttaacccaagtttgataaaaatccttcaaggggtttaggagatatagagcggacacaaaatggaaggttcaaacctttaaccctaagttgtgaccttgaccttgagccggcatgactgattcatgggttctgcacattgtcttgatgaggtgatcttttgacccaagttttataaaattccttcaaggggtttaagagatatagagcggacacaaaatggaaggctaaaacctttgaccttgagttgtgtccttgaccttgaaccggcatggctgactcatgggttctgcacatcgtcttgatgaggtgatcatttgacccaagttttataataTTCCTTCAatgggttaaggagatatagagcggacacaaaatggcaggctcaaacctttgaccttgatttgtgaccttgaccttgaaccgacaaggctgattcatgggttctgcacatcgtcttgatgaggtgatcatttgacccaagttccatgaaaatccttcaagaggtttaggagatatggaccggacacgattttgttacggacggaaggacggaaagacggacagacggacggaaggacggacgcagaccattcctgtaatccctccgccacggcgggggattaataaaaactGCTGCTgctaactgctactactgctactgctggtactgcttctgctgctaatGCTACTAttgcttctactgctactgctactgttcactgctactgctggtactgctATTGCTGCAGATCACTGCTACTGCTGATACTGCTACTACTGGAGCTCACTGCTCCTGCTGTACCTCACTGTTACTGctgatactgctactactgctactgctgcagctcactgctactgctggtactgaTACTACTGCAGCTCACTgttactacaactgctactactgctactgctactgttcaCTGCTACTTCTGGTACTGCTAccactgctactgctacttctgcAGCCCACTGCTACTGCAAGTACTGCTAATTCTACTGttcactgctactgctggtactgctACTACTGACcctcactgctactgctgctactgctattactgctactgctactgttcactgctactgctgctactaccaCTGCTACTTCTGCAGCCCACTGCTACTGCTAGTACTGCTAATGCTGGCGGTCACTGGTACTGCTGCTGCtcattgctactgctactgttaacTGTTACTGCTGGTACTGATACTGCTTACTGCAGCTACTGCTCGATGCTGTTACTGCTACCGGCAATTTTCCGATTTTTATATTTCACTGCTATTGCTTATTCttttactgctactgctgctatttaTTCTGGTACTGCTACTGTCATTTTCATTTTGCAGTATTCGCAGTAGCAATAGAGGTAATGAAAACCCAACATTAATTACCCCCTGGGTAGGTTAGGTAAGGCCGGTCGCGctccaacatattttttttaatgaaatgtatcATTTTCAATCAAAATTTACGACACAAATACttaagatattttattaaaagttatatatTCGTGTAGAACTATTCAAgtactattcaaggtattgattaTGTTCGAAAACCGACAATAAGGATCGTCTCTGCTCAAACTTGGGTGCCATGTTTGACTACAGAAATGCACTAAAATACAACTtctttatctaaaataatatgatttacaTCAGCTAAAGCTCGAATTTAACACGCTTTGGTGTATAATAATTAGTTCTACGGAAATAGACACATTTAGATTAGTTttatctgtccgtccgtacgataTGTAGACTTGCTATGGGAACCATATAACGGATATATTGGtcgcattttttcaaaattttcatcatATTCAGTATATCGTAAAAGGCGTTAGGAGTAACATATCAAACAAAACTTTCTTTTCCTAAATATTTGGAAATACTGTGGATTCgaataaagaagaaacttttcTTAAAAAACGGAAATGCCGTCGGTAAAGTTTGCTGAACTTGGGTAATTTTGCCTTTAAAGTTTAGCCGTAAAGTAAGGTAAAtggtttatgaaatatttattggctttacataaatttaaaacttCTTTCGATAGTACATGGTAATATCTAAAATTTCGTATAAAATAAACGCAATTTAGAATAAAAGCTGCATTACCGTTCTTTTCAGTAcggaaaaagtccgtgtttttcattaaattcataTCATTATAGAATGTTCCAAAAACAAGATACTaaagtattttattgaaatttttgtttgtttgttttgggtttaacgccatttttcaacagtatttcagttatgtaacggcgggcagttaacctaaccagttttcctggattctgtaccagtacatacctgttctccgcaagtaactgccaacttccccacatgaatcagaggtggaggactaatgatgtctgacacaatgtcgtttatcaaatagtcacggagaacatacgccccgcccgaggatcgaactcacgaccccgcgatccgtagaccaacgcaacctactgagctaagcgggcggtttATTGAAATTAGTTTTATAAATTAAGTTAACACGTTGTCTAAACTGATATATAATCCCAACATTTTTAACGCCGATGGTTTTTTCGAGGGATGCTTTCAAACTTTATGGAtatttgaaaacttaaaaatgcTTATTTCTTTCTGCGTTGAGAGGGTTGGGCTTTGTCATATCTTCATAATCCGATGTCGAGTCTTAATAAATTATACCTTTTTGCAAAGAGAAGGCCAATATTTACAGGATACATGCCAAGTCTGGTTCAAATCCGGCCGGTTTGGGTCCGAGCTGGTCTAATTCCggtaatattataaatatatgaacTTTTCTGACCAGTCATAGTTGTCGTAGGGATTAAAGATTTATCTACGCTGAGTcaaatgacaccattggagcaaccTTCGCTGCTCCCTGGGCCATGTTTGGTTCATCTGGAACAGCACTATACCGCATATGACAAGTTTTATCACCATTAGAGACCTATGCTGAGCACTGACGGCACTAAAAGGACTCCTAAGTAGTCCAGATAAGCTAAGACTTCTACCTACACATCCATATATAGTGTAAAATTATGCAGTTGTACactatatttatataatgtgtCACATTATGCAAAACATAAGCATAAATTTAATGCATGgatgtaaaaacagaaatatacatAATCATAggcctacaatatttttttcacaaatacgtTGACGTCACAGAAAAGCTTCATGATGAAAAGTTTGACCTCGTGAACGATATCAGGTCACTTGCATGCATTATACTGTAGGCAATGCAGTGATGGTAGGTCTTAGCCTCTGCTAGTTTAAAAATATCAGaccttttgatatttgttaaaacatgtattAGTATCAGGCCGTTTGCTGACAATACtggaaataaattatttcataaaatatttgcaacatTGTCGTTACCAGTCCATGGAATTGTGCAGCCCGCCTCGTTAGACGGACCACCCACTACCAGATATCATTAATTCGGATAATATAGAATAAAGCCGGGACCATGCATACAGGACTGAACACCAATTTTTGAATAACGAAAATGTCTCTATCattctaaaacaagagctgtccgtaagacagcgcgctcgacttttctcagtgcttgactcagctttgccagtgaaaaaaaatccaa
This is a stretch of genomic DNA from Mercenaria mercenaria strain notata chromosome 4, MADL_Memer_1, whole genome shotgun sequence. It encodes these proteins:
- the LOC128556662 gene encoding histone-lysine N-methyltransferase SETMAR-like, which gives rise to MAQGAAKVAPMVSFDSAWIRRIAERNFGISDDPRSGQPIEATDKLHVEKVKKLLDDDRRYTYEELAEGVGIAHGSVHTILTRHLKMRRVSARWVPHHLNRDKMTNRVVVAEKHLKRYKDEGDRFLNRIVSIDETWLRSYEPELKSQSSERHTPGSPRPAKLRRKQGNLKQLAIMAYENGGVLATDYVSLGQTVNGTYYAKCLQEKLRSAVRKKRPALLMRE